Sequence from the Deltaproteobacteria bacterium genome:
GGAGGCTGCGGCCCGCACCGCCCGGCTCGCCGCGGCCGGCCGCCTCCGCCCAGGCGACGTGGGCCGCGCCCGGGCCGTGGCAGGCCTCGCAGGCCACGTCGAGCTCGGCCCAGGTGGTGTCGTAGCGATCGCGGGCCAGATCGTAGCCGCGACGCAGATCGGTGGAGTGGCAGTCGGCGCACTGGCGGTTCCAGCGCAGGGCCGGCCCGGTCCAGTGCAGCACGTCGCCGGGGGGGATGTGCTCGTCCGGATGGAGCGCGAACCAGCGCTGGCCCCCGGCCTCGCGCGGGCGCGCGTCCCAGGCGACGTCGAGCGCCTGCACGCCGCCGCCCGGGACGCGCACCAGGTACTGCTGGAGGGGATCCACGCCGAAGGTCCAGGCCACTTCGAAGGTGGCGGGCTCGCCGCCGGCGCCCTCGGTCTCCACCCGGTAGCGGCCGTCGCGCCGGAAGAAGCGCGAGACGACGCCGGCGCGCGCGAAGGTGGCATCGTCGAAGTCGCCTTCGACGCTGGCCTCGCTGGCCTCCTCCATCGCGCGGTCGTGGTGCGAGCCGCGCCAGGCCGCGGCCTCGGCGGCATGGCAGCCGGCGCAGCGGGCCGCGCCCGCGTAGGCCGGCTCCGGCGGGGGGACTGCTCGGGACGGGTCCGCCGGAGCGGCGAGCGCGGGCACCGGCGCGGAACGGGGCGCGCCGGCAGCGCCGGGGCTGCGCTCCTCGCCGCAGCTCGCGAGCAGCGCGAACGCGAGCAGGGCGCCGAGCGCGAGCCGCTTCACCGCGCCGGCTGCGGGGCGGCCGCCCGCGTCCCGCCGCCCGAGAAGGCCAGGGTCACCATCAGGTCGTCGCGCCGGTCGGGTGCCCGCAGCAGCTTCGGCCGGCCGGGCTCCCAGCGCGCGAGCGGGAGGCCCTCGGGAAAGCGGGCCCCACGGCGCGCGAGCCCGAGCAGGAGGAGCGCGATCGGGGCGCGGGTGGCCGGCTGCGGCATGGGCCTTCCATGGGCCGCGGAGCATGCCACGGTCGCCGTGACGAGGGCACGCCCGGGGTGCGCCTCGTCATGGCAGGGAGCCCGGGAGCCCTTCCCGGATCCGCAGCGAGAAGGCCGGATCGTCCTGCGCCGCACGGGCCCGCGCCGTGACGTCGCTGCGCGCGCGCAGCGTGGCGAAGGGAAGGCTCGTGTCGACGGCGCCCCGCTCGTACATCCGCTCCTCGAGGAAGCCGTTCACGAGGATCTTCCAGCTCCAGGGACTCTGGCGTCCCGCGAGCTGCACGTGCTGGCGGATCGAGGTCGTGCAGTTGTGGGTGAGCGCGTTGTACCAGCGCGGCCGCTCGGCGAGCTCGTTCAGCTCGCGCAGGTAGTCGAGCAGGATCGCGCGCGCCTCGGGGAGCGGCATCCGGACGTGATGGAGCCGCACCTGCTCGCCGCGCGGGCCGGCCCGCAGCGCGATCACGTCGCGCTCGTCCGCCACCACGTAGTAGAGCTCGAACTGCCGGAAGAAGCCCCGCACGGCCGAGTAGGTCTCACCGCGCTCCTTGCGCGTCTCGATCGAGATCGCGAGCGGCGGCGCATCGGAGAAGGTCCAGCTCACGATCGTGTGCAGGATGTAGGGGGAGTCCCATTGCGAGAAGAAGACGTCGGCGCCGGTGAGCCGGGCCAGGTTCCAGCTCCGGGTCTCCCAGTGCTCGTCGAAGTCGGTCTCGCTGCGCCAGCGGAAGGCGCGCACGTTCTCGATCGTGAGGTGATCGCCGGCGACCGTGGCACGCGCCGTGCGAGCCACCTCGGGAAGCCAGTCGCGGTCGTTGCGCGGGGGGATGCGCAGCCACCAGACGGCGACGGCGCCGGCCAGCACGAGGACCACCAGCGCGGCACGCCGGGCGGGACGCACGCGCGCCGCGCTCACGACGCAGGCCAGCGC
This genomic interval carries:
- a CDS encoding DUF4105 domain-containing protein, with translation MSAIAVATALAAVLAAAALWVDGPASRGLAGSLAAAFALACVVSAARVRPARRAALVVLVLAGAVAVWWLRIPPRNDRDWLPEVARTARATVAGDHLTIENVRAFRWRSETDFDEHWETRSWNLARLTGADVFFSQWDSPYILHTIVSWTFSDAPPLAISIETRKERGETYSAVRGFFRQFELYYVVADERDVIALRAGPRGEQVRLHHVRMPLPEARAILLDYLRELNELAERPRWYNALTHNCTTSIRQHVQLAGRQSPWSWKILVNGFLEERMYERGAVDTSLPFATLRARSDVTARARAAQDDPAFSLRIREGLPGSLP